One Onthophagus taurus isolate NC chromosome 11, IU_Otau_3.0, whole genome shotgun sequence genomic window carries:
- the LOC111420256 gene encoding uncharacterized protein: protein MLRLQSVGIMKVGDAGCSSTLWRGAVVDIPLLECKTDYIPAEYVFSKKYLTYSSATAVDTHKDLKIYTDGSRRRNGAGAGVFSHDLQIRLSEPLGTGTTVKQAELTAIKLAADSIINSKKRGKCFTIFTDSRQSVLALSRVVITSGLVMDCHMALEEAAIHNRVAIQWIKGHSGCSGNNHADRLAKRAAGRALCAPEPIITPSLATHIELIKRFTHKKFLNWWDRVTGCHLAKELLKYPSATTAQFFVGLDKCALRIVTGLLTGHCKVNKHLYNMKLVDSPLCRACEQDDETVKHILCDCPSLTDLRMRTFGEEWPTTDGIRNTPPRDILAFGKSLGWLM, encoded by the coding sequence ATGCTAAGACTACAATCAGTAGGAATTATGAAAGTTGGGGACGCTGGATGCAGTTCGACACTCTGGAGGGGAGCCGTTGTCGACATACCTTTACTCGAGTGTAAAACGGACTACATACCAGCCGAATATGTATTTTCAAAGAAGTACCTAACCTATAGCAGTGCCACAGCAGTAGATACACATAAAGATCTTAagatctacactgatggttcgAGGAGACGGAATGGTGCAGGCGCTGGGGTCTTTTCTCATGACCTTCAGATACGACTCTCTGAACCTTTAGGAACAGGTACCACCGTCAAACAAGCGGAACTAACCGCTATTAAACTTGCCGCTGACTCTATTATTAATTCCAAGAAGAGGGGTAAgtgttttactatttttacagACAGTAGACAATCTGTTTTAGCACTAAGCAGAGTAGTTATAACCTCTGGGCTAGTTATGGATTGTCATATGGCATTGGAAGAGGCCGCGATACACAATCGCGTAGCTATCCAATGGATTAAAGGGCATTCTGGTTGCTCGGGTAACAACCACGCTGACAGGCTGGCCAAAAGAGCCGCCGGTAGAGCGCTTTGTGCACCCGAGCCGATAATCACCCCTTCCTTAGCTACTCATATTGAATTGATTAAGCGCTTCACTCACAAAAAGTTCTTGAACTGGTGGGATAGAGTTACGGGCTGTCACCTTGCTAAGGAATTGCTGAAATATCCGTCAGCAACAACAGCTCAGTTCTTTGTAGGGCTCGATAAATGTGCCCTTCGCATAGTTACAGGTCTCCTCACGGGGCACTGTAAGGTGAACAAGCACCTCTACAACATGAAGCTTGTTGATTCCCCTCTCTGTCGAGCCTGCGAGCAGGACGATGAGACGGTTaaacacatcttgtgtgattGCCCCTCTCTGACCGACCTCAGAATGAGGACCTTTGGAGAGGAATGGCCGACCACGGATGGcatcaggaacacacctcCGAGAGACATCCTAGCCTTTGGAAAATCCCTTGGCTGGTTGATGTGA